A genome region from Planctomycetia bacterium includes the following:
- a CDS encoding ABC transporter ATP-binding protein, with the protein MKLAARIENLQKDYVLSGEVVHALRGVTLDVPEGDYVAIMGPSGSGKSTLLNLLGCLDRPTGGSYWLGDDDVATMDDDQLSEARANHIGFVFQSYNLIPQLTVLENIEVPLHYRGRVTVADRARCRELAVLVGLGDRLLHRPMQLSGGQQQRAAIARSLANDPFFMLADEPTGNLDSVTTAEILSLLERLNDAGKTIIIVTHEDDVSRHAKRIIRLRDGYLQSDELLDDSKRIRVAARALAG; encoded by the coding sequence ATGAAACTGGCGGCGCGGATCGAGAATCTGCAGAAAGACTATGTCCTCAGCGGTGAAGTAGTGCATGCCCTGCGCGGCGTGACGCTGGACGTGCCCGAAGGAGACTACGTGGCGATCATGGGTCCGTCCGGGTCGGGCAAATCGACGTTGCTCAATTTGCTGGGTTGCTTGGATCGCCCCACCGGCGGCAGCTATTGGTTGGGGGACGACGACGTCGCCACGATGGACGACGATCAACTTTCCGAAGCCCGGGCGAATCATATCGGCTTCGTCTTCCAGTCCTATAACTTGATTCCGCAGTTGACGGTGCTGGAAAACATCGAAGTGCCGTTGCACTATCGCGGCCGTGTGACGGTCGCCGATCGGGCGCGTTGCCGGGAGTTGGCAGTGTTGGTCGGACTGGGCGATCGCTTGCTCCACCGCCCGATGCAGCTCTCCGGCGGTCAGCAACAACGCGCCGCCATTGCTCGCAGCCTGGCGAACGACCCGTTCTTCATGCTGGCCGACGAGCCGACCGGAAACCTCGATTCGGTGACGACGGCCGAAATTCTGTCGCTGCTGGAACGGTTAAACGACGCTGGCAAGACGATCATCATCGTCACGCACGAAGACGACGTTTCGCGCCACGCCAAGCGCATCATTCGGCTGCGGGACGGATACCTGCAATCCGACGAATTGCTGGATGACAGCAAGCGCATCCGCGTGGCGGCGCGGGCATTGGCCGGATAG
- a CDS encoding ABC transporter permease, translating to MLSGFATTWILGIKSLLLHPLRSMLTVLGIFIGVASVIWLLAIGEGISIKAQEQIAGLGAENIIIRSIKPPSEATEGARGLVPYGVTRLDYETMVETIPTVTRALPIREITRQFRYGERFLDGRLVGCTPEYAEVTQLVIDRGRFISSSDIAARKNYCVLAAATAERLFPYEDPLGRSIKVERDPYVVIGVLKPRAASAGVGGSFAAQDFSKDVYIPITTLWFRIGDRVLTFGTGSFNGEIVELSQVTLRVNHVDNVMDTSEIVKNTLREKHKLEDYSITVPLELLEQAKNTRMMFILFLGMIAAISLIVGGIGIMNIMLATVTERTREIGIRRALGARRADITRQFLAETIVLSVLGGLTGIAGGLICGPIIELGRNALEAVVPEMMADVPEVIRTMSPRIVPMSIPLAFCISVVVGVVFGLYPAMRAAKMNPIEALRHT from the coding sequence ATGCTGTCTGGTTTCGCCACCACTTGGATCCTCGGCATCAAGAGCTTGCTCTTGCATCCACTGCGTTCCATGTTGACGGTGCTGGGCATATTCATCGGCGTCGCCAGCGTGATTTGGTTGCTGGCCATTGGCGAAGGGATCAGCATTAAAGCCCAAGAGCAAATCGCCGGGCTCGGAGCGGAAAACATCATCATCCGCTCGATCAAGCCGCCGAGCGAAGCCACCGAAGGGGCGCGCGGCCTCGTGCCGTACGGCGTCACGCGGCTCGACTACGAAACCATGGTGGAGACGATCCCCACGGTGACCCGCGCGCTGCCAATTCGCGAGATCACGCGGCAGTTTCGCTACGGTGAGAGGTTTCTCGACGGGCGGCTCGTCGGCTGCACGCCGGAATACGCCGAGGTGACGCAGTTGGTGATCGACCGAGGGCGATTCATTTCCTCTTCCGATATCGCCGCGCGCAAGAACTACTGCGTGCTGGCCGCCGCGACCGCCGAGCGGTTGTTTCCCTACGAAGATCCGCTGGGCCGTTCCATTAAGGTGGAGCGCGATCCCTACGTTGTAATTGGCGTGCTCAAGCCTCGAGCGGCGTCCGCGGGCGTGGGCGGATCGTTCGCCGCGCAGGATTTTTCGAAGGACGTGTATATCCCAATCACCACGCTGTGGTTTCGCATCGGCGACCGCGTGCTGACCTTCGGCACTGGGTCGTTCAACGGCGAGATCGTCGAGTTGAGCCAGGTGACGTTGCGCGTGAACCACGTCGACAATGTGATGGACACCTCGGAGATCGTGAAGAACACGCTCCGCGAGAAGCACAAGCTGGAAGATTACAGCATCACGGTGCCGTTGGAGTTATTGGAGCAGGCCAAGAATACGCGGATGATGTTCATTTTGTTCCTGGGCATGATCGCCGCCATTTCTTTGATCGTCGGCGGCATCGGCATCATGAACATCATGCTGGCGACGGTCACGGAACGCACGCGCGAGATCGGCATCCGCCGCGCGCTCGGCGCGCGGCGAGCCGATATCACACGCCAATTCCTGGCGGAAACGATCGTCCTTTCCGTGCTCGGCGGCCTGACCGGCATCGCCGGCGGGCTGATTTGCGGCCCGATCATCGAACTTGGCCGCAATGCCCTGGAAGCGGTCGTCCCGGAAATGATGGCGGACGTACCCGAGGTGATCCGCACCATGTCACCACGGATCGTCCCGATGTCGATCCCGCTAGCGTTCTGCATTTCCGTCGTGGTCGGCGTGGTCTTCGGGCTCTACCCGGCGATGCGCGCGGCGAAGATGAATCCTATTGAGGCGCTGCGGCATACTTAG
- the leuD gene encoding 3-isopropylmalate dehydratase small subunit, which translates to MNPFTNHHGLVLTMDRPNVDTDQIIPKQFLKRIERTGFGKFLFFDWRFREDGSDIPEFELNLPQFKGASVLVARRNFGCGSSREHAPWALEDHGFRVLIAPSFADIFYNNCFKNGMLPIRLSEAQVQDLFDRVAKHPGYQLNVDLHTCTITDDHGLTIPFEVDSFRRDCLLGGLDDIGLTLRHADKIAEYERAHGIGA; encoded by the coding sequence TGGACAGGCCGAATGTTGATACCGATCAAATCATTCCCAAGCAGTTCCTCAAGCGGATTGAGCGGACTGGTTTTGGCAAATTCTTGTTCTTCGATTGGCGGTTCCGCGAGGACGGGTCCGATATTCCGGAGTTCGAGCTGAATCTGCCGCAGTTCAAGGGGGCCAGCGTGCTCGTCGCGCGGCGCAACTTCGGCTGCGGATCGAGCCGCGAGCATGCCCCCTGGGCGCTCGAAGACCACGGCTTCCGGGTGCTGATCGCCCCGAGCTTTGCCGACATCTTCTACAACAACTGCTTCAAGAACGGCATGCTGCCGATTCGACTGAGCGAAGCCCAGGTGCAGGACTTGTTCGACCGCGTCGCCAAGCACCCTGGCTACCAGTTGAATGTTGACCTGCACACCTGCACGATCACTGACGACCACGGACTGACAATCCCCTTCGAAGTCGACTCCTTCCGCCGCGATTGCCTGCTCGGCGGCCTGGACGACATCGGCCTGACGTTGCGCCACGCCGATAAAATCGCCGAGTATGAACGGGCGCACGGAATTGGAGCATGA